A genomic stretch from Candidatus Izemoplasmatales bacterium includes:
- a CDS encoding inositol monophosphatase family protein, whose translation MKETVVEASKLMSDRSVEVNVKGVKEDLVTSADIDVQRFLNEELSRLIEGSVVLGEENEVKTYAKYTWIVDPIDGTMNFTRGIPHSAISVGLLVDGTIELGVVYSPLSGEMFHALRGQGAYLNDRPIHVSDRSFGDALFCTALSTYDKRLAPICLKIMKDVYARCSDIRRFGSCALELCYLACGRVDLFFEIRVFPWDYAGASIVLSEAGGRIETAFDRSLEASRAVSVAAANTVANDRILRSIIARHMKGGQNVREPKRFVQVKPKQECLKKNVDYDLTGLYENAHDELTLQQSKRDQIIAFYLTLVSLVIPLSYSIEGIGPRMIAWLFFGLFMIGLILGIVIVRYKVYKEVYWACCQTISQLFNYEEGKIKKDLVQSVFYEILKKKDPAKHGRVKGAMKAFFSAETLMYEIHIIMSMACLGFATQLLTGGVALTVFALLLYFVLMQIVYFSSYFRVFNVCRTNRDADFNYAFGKAWFLHFYINYDLDSSEA comes from the coding sequence GTGAAAGAAACCGTTGTCGAAGCATCCAAACTAATGTCCGATCGATCCGTCGAGGTGAACGTCAAGGGCGTCAAGGAAGATCTCGTCACGTCCGCCGACATCGATGTTCAGAGGTTCCTGAATGAAGAGCTTTCCCGACTGATCGAAGGCAGCGTCGTTCTCGGCGAAGAGAACGAGGTCAAGACCTACGCGAAGTACACGTGGATCGTCGACCCGATCGACGGGACGATGAACTTCACCCGCGGGATTCCGCATTCGGCGATCAGCGTTGGTTTGCTCGTGGATGGAACCATCGAGCTGGGCGTCGTGTACAGCCCGTTGAGTGGCGAGATGTTCCATGCGCTTCGAGGTCAGGGAGCGTACCTGAACGATCGACCGATCCACGTGTCGGATCGCTCCTTCGGAGACGCCTTGTTCTGCACTGCGTTGAGCACATACGACAAGCGTCTGGCACCGATTTGCCTGAAGATCATGAAGGATGTCTACGCCCGATGTTCCGACATCCGTCGGTTCGGATCGTGTGCCCTGGAATTGTGCTATCTGGCATGCGGACGCGTCGACCTGTTCTTCGAGATCCGCGTCTTCCCCTGGGATTATGCCGGCGCCAGCATCGTCCTCTCGGAGGCCGGGGGACGAATCGAAACCGCGTTCGACCGATCGCTCGAGGCGTCCAGAGCGGTCTCGGTCGCCGCGGCGAATACCGTCGCCAATGACCGGATCCTTCGCTCGATCATCGCGCGACATATGAAGGGAGGCCAGAACGTGCGTGAACCGAAGAGATTCGTGCAAGTCAAACCCAAGCAAGAGTGCCTGAAGAAGAACGTGGATTATGATCTGACCGGACTGTATGAGAACGCGCACGACGAGCTGACGTTGCAGCAGTCGAAACGCGACCAGATCATCGCCTTCTACCTGACGCTGGTCTCGCTCGTCATCCCGCTGTCCTACAGCATCGAGGGGATCGGTCCCCGGATGATCGCATGGCTCTTCTTCGGGCTGTTCATGATCGGTCTGATCCTCGGGATCGTCATCGTCAGGTACAAGGTCTACAAGGAGGTGTACTGGGCATGCTGCCAGACGATCTCGCAGTTGTTCAACTACGAAGAGGGAAAGATCAAGAAGGATCTCGTCCAGTCCGTCTTCTATGAAATCCTGAAGAAGAAGGATCCCGCCAAGCATGGCCGAGTGAAGGGAGCAATGAAAGCCTTCTTCAGCGCCGAGACGCTCATGTACGAGATCCACATCATCATGTCGATGGCATGCCTTGGGTTCGCGACCCAGCTGTTGACAGGTGGAGTCGCCCTCACCGTCTTCGCCCTCCTCCTCTACTTCGTCCTCATGCAGATCGTCTATTTCAGCTCCTACTTCCGCGTGTTCAACGTATGCAGGACGAATCGCGACGCCGATTTCAACTACGCGTTCGGGAAAGCCTGGTTCCTGCATTTCTACATCAATTACGATCTGGATTCGTCCGAAGCGTGA
- a CDS encoding Fur family transcriptional regulator, translated as MQERMTEQKRIVIETLEKADRPLAASELHTQVLTALPQIAPSTVFRILDRLVATGRATRTTDPEGVFLFAFAGRQTKPLIFCTSCHKLFPVTGHAFEKLFEQLAKATGFLFPEAPVQFPGICPECQSKKAAR; from the coding sequence ATGCAGGAACGGATGACCGAACAGAAACGCATCGTCATCGAGACGCTCGAGAAGGCCGATCGTCCGCTCGCAGCGAGCGAACTGCATACGCAGGTCCTGACGGCGCTCCCCCAGATCGCTCCTTCGACGGTCTTCCGCATCCTCGACCGTCTCGTGGCGACCGGACGGGCGACGCGGACGACCGATCCGGAAGGTGTCTTCCTCTTCGCCTTCGCCGGTCGACAGACGAAGCCGCTGATCTTCTGCACTTCCTGCCACAAGCTCTTTCCGGTCACGGGTCATGCGTTCGAAAAGCTCTTCGAACAGCTCGCCAAGGCGACCGGCTTCCTCTTCCCCGAAGCGCCCGTCCAGTTCCCGGGCATCTGTCCCGAATGCCAATCGAAAAAGGCCGCCCGCTAG